The Nesterenkonia xinjiangensis genome contains a region encoding:
- a CDS encoding ABC transporter substrate-binding protein has translation MEFSPMPSPRSRMTGRTGRFATLAAAATVGALTLSSCGGGGDDGGDVELRFAWWGSDSRHQATQEIIDAFEEQNPDISVSAEFGDWSGYWDQLATQTAATDMPDIIQMDDAYLREYADRGALLDLDQVDTSALDQDVLENGRTEDGLIGITTGINAMVLMANPEIFEEAGVDMPDDSTWTWDDYLEITSTISENVDGVYGATGPGQPADLQIWLRQQDKHLTTDDGELGFTEDDAAEYFEHLLELMEEGGYPGASVIAEDQTPGPDESMTASGEVAMGMWWTNQLSAMSGAAGTELVPLRMPSHTGGAEDNGMWYKSTMLMSVAATTDHPEEAQQFVDFMINSEEAGEANLTDRGLPTNLDVREAVMGQIEGADLTSAEFIEDIDDEIGEPEPVPAMGFSAMQEILQRYELEVFFERQSPQDAAAQMISEMETELR, from the coding sequence ATGGAGTTCTCCCCCATGCCCAGCCCCCGTTCGCGCATGACCGGCCGCACCGGCCGCTTCGCCACCCTCGCAGCGGCCGCCACCGTCGGCGCCCTGACCCTCTCCTCCTGCGGAGGAGGCGGTGACGACGGCGGCGACGTCGAGCTCCGCTTCGCCTGGTGGGGCTCGGACTCTCGCCACCAGGCCACCCAGGAGATCATCGACGCCTTCGAGGAGCAGAACCCCGACATCTCCGTCTCCGCCGAGTTCGGCGACTGGTCCGGCTACTGGGATCAGCTGGCCACCCAGACCGCCGCCACAGACATGCCGGACATCATCCAGATGGACGACGCCTATCTGCGCGAGTACGCCGACCGTGGCGCCCTGTTGGACCTGGATCAGGTCGACACCTCCGCCCTGGACCAGGACGTCCTGGAGAACGGCCGCACCGAGGACGGGCTGATCGGCATCACCACCGGCATCAACGCCATGGTGCTCATGGCCAACCCGGAGATCTTCGAGGAGGCCGGGGTGGACATGCCCGATGACTCCACCTGGACCTGGGACGACTACCTGGAGATCACCTCCACCATCTCGGAGAACGTCGACGGCGTCTATGGCGCCACCGGCCCCGGTCAGCCTGCCGACCTGCAGATCTGGCTCCGCCAGCAGGACAAGCACCTGACCACCGACGACGGTGAGCTCGGTTTCACCGAGGATGACGCCGCCGAGTACTTCGAGCACCTCCTGGAGCTCATGGAGGAGGGCGGCTACCCGGGCGCCTCCGTCATCGCCGAGGACCAGACTCCCGGTCCGGACGAGTCCATGACCGCCTCGGGCGAGGTCGCGATGGGCATGTGGTGGACCAACCAGCTCTCCGCGATGTCCGGCGCCGCCGGCACCGAGCTGGTGCCGCTGCGCATGCCGTCCCACACCGGGGGTGCCGAAGACAATGGCATGTGGTACAAGTCCACGATGCTGATGTCGGTGGCGGCCACCACCGACCACCCGGAGGAGGCACAGCAGTTCGTCGACTTCATGATCAACTCCGAGGAGGCCGGCGAGGCCAACCTCACCGACCGTGGCCTGCCCACCAACCTGGACGTCCGGGAGGCCGTCATGGGGCAGATCGAGGGTGCGGATCTGACCTCGGCCGAGTTCATCGAGGACATCGACGACGAGATCGGCGAACCGGAGCCGGTTCCGGCCATGGGCTTCTCGGCGATGCAGGAGATCCTGCAGCGCTACGAGCTCGAGGTGTTCTTCGAGCGTCAGTCCCCGCAGGACGCCGCTGCGCAGATGATCTCCGAGATGGAGACCGAGCTGCGCTGA
- a CDS encoding ABC transporter substrate-binding protein yields MARPLSSIPCASDRPLSRTASRPAARTTAALAVVAALALTACSSDADAGGADGSADEEIELRFTWWGSGLRVEQSEAIIDAFEEQHPHISIEGTYSDFGGHWELLATQTAGGDAPDIIQMDDKYLREYADRGALLDLTEVDTSGIDQDSVDNGRTEEGLFGITTGINSLALGANPELFEEAGVDIPDDTTWTWEDFAEITEELSANLDDAYGTNETNEPGGFQVWLRQQDKHLTTDDGELGFDVGDLTEYYEYWLELMHAGAMPVAGVMAENRGADPEQQLIHTGRVALAPMWTSSLAGISESAGVDMELLRFPSQTGRAEDSGHWYKSSMFLSASAQTEHPEEAQLFIDFMVNDVDAGLLGLTDRGLPANQEVREAVLEAIEGQDLVSADFIEEIEDDIAGPEPIPALGFSSLQEIMMRYEDELYFERLSPQEAAESVYREMEGVLE; encoded by the coding sequence ATGGCCAGGCCCCTGTCCAGCATCCCCTGCGCATCCGATCGCCCCCTGTCTCGGACCGCTTCACGCCCCGCTGCTCGCACCACGGCCGCGCTCGCCGTCGTGGCCGCACTGGCGCTGACTGCTTGCTCCTCCGACGCCGACGCTGGCGGTGCCGACGGCTCCGCCGATGAGGAGATCGAGCTGCGTTTCACCTGGTGGGGCAGCGGGCTGCGGGTGGAGCAGTCGGAGGCGATCATCGATGCCTTCGAGGAGCAGCACCCGCATATCAGCATCGAGGGCACCTACTCGGACTTCGGCGGGCACTGGGAGCTGCTGGCCACCCAGACCGCAGGCGGTGACGCCCCGGACATCATCCAGATGGATGACAAGTACCTGCGCGAGTACGCGGATCGCGGTGCCCTGCTGGACCTCACCGAGGTGGACACCTCGGGCATCGACCAGGACTCGGTGGACAACGGTCGCACCGAGGAGGGGCTGTTCGGGATCACCACCGGCATCAACTCGCTGGCCCTGGGCGCCAACCCGGAGCTCTTCGAGGAGGCGGGGGTGGACATCCCGGATGACACGACCTGGACCTGGGAGGACTTCGCCGAGATCACCGAGGAGCTCAGCGCGAATCTCGACGACGCCTACGGCACCAACGAGACCAATGAGCCCGGAGGGTTCCAGGTGTGGCTGCGGCAGCAGGACAAGCACCTCACCACCGACGACGGCGAGCTCGGCTTCGACGTCGGGGACCTCACCGAGTACTACGAGTATTGGCTGGAGCTCATGCACGCCGGGGCGATGCCCGTCGCCGGCGTGATGGCGGAGAACCGCGGGGCGGACCCTGAGCAGCAGCTCATCCATACCGGTCGAGTGGCCCTGGCGCCGATGTGGACCAGCTCCCTGGCAGGCATCTCCGAGTCGGCCGGAGTCGACATGGAGCTGCTGCGATTTCCGAGCCAGACGGGCAGGGCCGAGGACAGCGGCCACTGGTACAAGTCCTCCATGTTCCTCTCCGCCTCCGCACAGACCGAGCACCCGGAGGAGGCGCAGCTCTTCATCGACTTCATGGTCAACGACGTCGACGCCGGCCTCTTGGGCCTCACCGACCGTGGCCTGCCGGCCAACCAGGAGGTGCGGGAGGCCGTGCTGGAGGCGATCGAGGGTCAGGACCTGGTCTCCGCGGACTTCATCGAGGAGATCGAGGACGACATCGCCGGCCCTGAGCCCATCCCGGCGCTGGGCTTCTCCTCGCTGCAGGAGATCATGATGCGCTACGAGGACGAGTTGTATTTCGAGCGGCTCAGTCCGCAGGAGGCCGCGGAGAGCGTGTATCGGGAGATGGAGGGCGTCCTTGAGTGA
- a CDS encoding beta-galactosidase produces MRRMTASEHDATAHTIAPDATSLDWPAVPGLAFGGDYNPEQWPLEVQLEDVELMGQAGVNLVSVGIFSWAMLEPREGEYDWGWLDDVLDRLHARGVSVALATATASPPPWLTHRHPEILPQDADGSTLWPGARQAYSISSPVFRDYALRMTRAVAERYAAHPALALWHVDNELGCHNAHDFSDDAAAAFRSWLEARYGTVEELNRAWGTAFWSQRYSSFDEILPPRKAPMFVNPTQNLDFHRYSSDELLAYFRDMKAILRELTPAVPVTTNFMCTTRSKHMDYFAWAADMDVIATDHYTIADDDERHIELAFSADLTRGVADGRPWMLMEHSTSAVNWQLHNRTKSPDEMLRDSLSHVARGADAVMFFQWRQSAAGAEKYHSAMVPHAGADTDVFRTTVRLGEILQALEPVRGSTVRAQTAVLFDYEAWWASELDSHPRNDFSYPAEVMHWYRALWQAGVTVDVVHPSADLSGYRAIVVPSLYLVRDEHAQALADAAEAGASVLITFFSGIVDEHDAVRLGGYPGAFRELLGIRTEEFWTLQGRDSHALDDGGRGEFWAEKTHLVLDQGATAVRSWTEGPLAGHPAVTRRPLGAGAAWYVGTRPDAATLRQLVDAVLEEAGVAAEAEAPEDVEVVRRHGEDGGAYLFVLNHTEQDAVVAAHGRELITGAEVPGELTVRAGEVAVVAEGR; encoded by the coding sequence ATGAGACGCATGACCGCCTCGGAGCACGACGCCACCGCCCACACCATCGCCCCGGACGCAACCTCGCTCGACTGGCCCGCCGTCCCCGGCCTGGCCTTCGGCGGTGACTACAACCCTGAGCAGTGGCCCTTGGAGGTCCAGCTCGAGGATGTGGAGCTGATGGGGCAGGCCGGGGTGAACCTGGTCAGCGTCGGCATCTTCTCCTGGGCGATGCTCGAACCCCGCGAGGGCGAGTATGACTGGGGCTGGCTCGACGACGTCCTGGACCGTCTCCACGCCCGAGGCGTCTCTGTGGCGCTGGCCACCGCCACCGCTTCCCCGCCGCCGTGGCTGACCCACCGGCACCCTGAGATCCTGCCTCAGGACGCCGACGGCTCGACGCTATGGCCCGGAGCCCGGCAGGCCTATTCGATCTCCTCCCCGGTCTTCCGCGACTATGCGCTGCGGATGACCAGGGCGGTCGCCGAGCGCTACGCCGCCCACCCTGCCCTGGCGCTGTGGCATGTGGACAACGAGCTGGGCTGCCACAACGCCCATGACTTCTCCGACGACGCCGCCGCGGCGTTCCGCTCCTGGCTCGAGGCCCGATACGGCACCGTCGAGGAGCTCAACCGCGCCTGGGGCACGGCGTTCTGGTCCCAGCGCTACAGCAGCTTCGACGAGATCCTGCCGCCCCGCAAGGCGCCGATGTTCGTCAACCCCACGCAGAACCTGGACTTCCACCGGTACTCCTCCGACGAGCTGCTGGCCTACTTCCGGGACATGAAGGCCATCCTGCGAGAGCTGACCCCTGCTGTCCCGGTGACCACCAACTTCATGTGCACCACGCGGTCCAAGCACATGGACTACTTCGCCTGGGCGGCGGACATGGATGTCATCGCCACCGACCATTACACGATCGCCGATGACGACGAGCGGCACATCGAGCTGGCCTTCAGCGCGGACCTGACCCGCGGCGTGGCCGACGGCCGACCGTGGATGCTCATGGAGCACTCCACCAGTGCGGTGAACTGGCAGCTGCACAACCGGACCAAGTCGCCGGATGAGATGCTGCGTGACTCGCTGTCCCATGTGGCCCGCGGTGCGGATGCGGTGATGTTCTTCCAGTGGCGGCAGTCCGCCGCCGGCGCGGAGAAGTACCACTCGGCGATGGTGCCGCACGCCGGCGCCGACACTGACGTCTTCCGCACCACCGTGCGGCTCGGCGAGATCCTGCAGGCGCTGGAGCCGGTGCGGGGATCCACAGTGCGTGCGCAGACGGCCGTCCTCTTCGACTATGAGGCCTGGTGGGCCTCCGAGCTGGACTCCCATCCGCGCAATGACTTCTCCTATCCGGCGGAGGTCATGCACTGGTACCGCGCCCTGTGGCAGGCGGGGGTGACGGTCGACGTCGTCCATCCCTCGGCGGACCTCAGCGGGTATCGCGCGATCGTGGTGCCCTCGCTGTACCTGGTGCGCGACGAGCACGCCCAGGCGCTGGCCGACGCCGCAGAGGCCGGGGCCTCAGTGCTGATCACCTTCTTCAGCGGGATCGTCGACGAGCACGACGCCGTCCGCCTCGGCGGGTACCCCGGGGCGTTCCGCGAGCTGCTGGGCATCCGCACCGAGGAGTTCTGGACGTTGCAGGGGCGGGACTCCCACGCTCTCGACGACGGCGGGCGCGGCGAGTTCTGGGCGGAGAAGACGCATCTGGTGCTGGACCAGGGTGCCACGGCAGTGCGCAGCTGGACCGAGGGGCCGCTGGCCGGGCATCCGGCGGTGACGAGGCGTCCTCTCGGCGCCGGCGCCGCCTGGTACGTGGGCACCCGCCCCGACGCTGCCACGCTGCGCCAGCTGGTCGACGCCGTTCTGGAGGAGGCCGGGGTGGCCGCCGAGGCCGAGGCGCCGGAGGACGTCGAGGTGGTGCGCCGCCACGGCGAGGATGGAGGGGCGTACCTCTTCGTGCTCAACCACACGGAGCAGGACGCCGTCGTCGCCGCCCACGGTCGCGAACTGATCACCGGAGCCGAGGTGCCCGGTGAGCTGACTGTGCGAGCAGGGGAGGTCGCCGTCGTTGCGGAGGGTCGCTGA
- the melA gene encoding alpha-galactosidase yields the protein MTYVTAEAPAPALDDHAPAGPRIAIIGAGGFVFPFRLIGDLISFPALRGATLALMDIDPGRLDRVATAARRLVDHHGFPTVVEQTTDRREALRDADVVIITFQVGGIDSYRHDVEIPRRHGIDQAVGDTLGPGGVFRFLRSVTAYEAIAEDAVELCPDAQFINYANPMAMATAYLNARGLRTVGLCHSVQGTTRMLARTLGVPYDEVTFTSAGINHQAWILSFRRGDEDLYPRLRDVMGGRHQRGRAASSLTADDGDHSGEAEAASDYEGGNEQVRTAIMQTFGHFQTESSHHASEYLPYFRKNPELVEEYIPSRWDYFEICAAHDASGDLGDQLAELKAELKPSLEYGAIIVNSMITGEPAVVHGNVPNSDAGFAPGAQGSVITNLPAAACVEVACLVDGAGLRPTRFGDLPPQLAAVNRTNVNVQELAVRAALEGSREHVHHAVALDPLTAALLTVEEIHQMTEELLDAHAELLPETLRS from the coding sequence ATGACCTACGTCACAGCCGAAGCTCCCGCCCCTGCCCTCGACGACCACGCACCCGCCGGACCCCGGATCGCCATCATCGGCGCCGGCGGGTTCGTCTTCCCCTTCCGCCTCATCGGCGATCTCATCAGCTTCCCCGCACTGCGCGGCGCCACCCTCGCCCTGATGGACATCGACCCCGGCCGACTCGACCGCGTGGCCACCGCCGCCCGGCGACTCGTCGACCATCACGGCTTCCCCACCGTCGTCGAGCAGACCACTGACCGCCGCGAAGCCCTGCGCGACGCCGACGTCGTCATCATCACGTTCCAAGTGGGCGGCATCGACTCCTACCGGCACGACGTCGAGATCCCGCGGCGCCACGGCATCGACCAGGCCGTGGGAGACACCCTGGGCCCCGGCGGAGTGTTCCGCTTCCTGCGCTCCGTGACCGCCTACGAGGCGATCGCCGAGGACGCAGTGGAGCTGTGCCCGGACGCGCAGTTCATCAACTACGCCAACCCCATGGCCATGGCCACCGCCTATCTGAACGCCAGAGGACTGCGCACCGTGGGACTGTGCCACAGTGTGCAGGGCACCACCCGGATGCTGGCCCGCACCCTCGGAGTGCCCTATGACGAGGTGACCTTCACCAGCGCCGGCATCAACCACCAGGCCTGGATCCTCTCCTTCCGCCGCGGGGACGAAGACCTCTACCCGCGGCTGCGGGACGTCATGGGCGGCCGGCATCAGCGCGGCCGGGCGGCGTCATCCCTCACCGCCGACGACGGCGACCACAGCGGCGAGGCCGAGGCGGCCAGCGACTACGAGGGCGGCAACGAGCAGGTCCGCACCGCGATCATGCAGACCTTCGGGCATTTCCAGACCGAGTCCAGCCACCACGCCTCCGAGTACCTGCCCTATTTCCGCAAGAACCCCGAGCTGGTGGAGGAGTACATCCCCAGTCGCTGGGACTACTTCGAGATCTGCGCCGCCCACGACGCGTCCGGGGACCTCGGCGACCAGCTGGCCGAGCTCAAGGCGGAGCTGAAGCCTTCGCTGGAGTACGGGGCGATCATCGTCAACTCGATGATCACCGGAGAGCCGGCCGTGGTGCACGGCAACGTGCCCAACAGCGACGCCGGCTTCGCCCCCGGCGCGCAGGGCTCGGTCATCACCAACCTGCCGGCCGCAGCCTGCGTGGAGGTGGCCTGCCTGGTGGACGGCGCCGGTCTGCGCCCGACCCGATTCGGCGACCTGCCCCCGCAGCTGGCCGCGGTGAACCGGACCAACGTCAACGTGCAGGAGCTCGCCGTGCGCGCCGCGCTGGAGGGATCACGCGAACACGTGCATCACGCCGTCGCCCTGGACCCGCTCACCGCCGCGCTGCTCACCGTGGAGGAGATCCACCAGATGACCGAGGAGCTGCTCGACGCGCATGCGGAGCTGCTGCCGGAGACGCTGCGGAGCTGA
- a CDS encoding helix-turn-helix domain-containing protein, producing the protein MIQDTLGMLDVQDIPPAIWVRRGRPPAMERAHRHDDLEINIVVRGRLDYLLGGRRISIGPGEIALFWAAFPHRLIDPGEADVCWVHLPLSTVLGWGLGEQEIGTLLRMRPVVVPLQEVPVRVVDLFEVWRTELAGDDAEIALLEAQALVRRVLAGHRRSGAAAGASGGTCGAPQEPEGAAHSGQGAAEHAVAMARYLAAHHRLPVSVSDAAGAVHLSPTYAMGVFKKVLGMTVAEYLTMCRLAEAKRLLLTTDWSAADVAHASGFSSQSSFYVHFKRDVGTSPSGYRRRYDFMSH; encoded by the coding sequence GTGATTCAGGACACACTCGGCATGCTCGACGTGCAGGACATCCCACCGGCCATCTGGGTCCGCCGCGGGCGGCCTCCGGCCATGGAGCGCGCCCACCGTCATGATGATCTCGAGATCAACATCGTGGTCCGCGGCAGGCTGGACTACCTGCTCGGCGGGCGGCGGATCTCCATCGGCCCGGGCGAGATCGCGCTGTTCTGGGCCGCCTTCCCGCATCGGCTCATCGATCCGGGCGAAGCGGACGTCTGTTGGGTGCATCTGCCCCTGAGCACGGTGCTCGGCTGGGGTCTGGGTGAGCAGGAGATCGGCACGCTGCTGCGGATGCGTCCGGTGGTGGTCCCGCTTCAGGAGGTCCCGGTCCGCGTGGTGGACCTCTTCGAAGTCTGGCGCACCGAGCTGGCCGGCGACGACGCCGAGATCGCCCTGCTCGAAGCGCAGGCGCTGGTGCGGCGCGTGCTCGCCGGCCATCGCAGGTCCGGGGCGGCGGCGGGTGCGTCGGGCGGGACGTGCGGGGCGCCGCAGGAGCCTGAGGGTGCGGCGCACTCCGGGCAGGGTGCGGCCGAGCACGCCGTGGCCATGGCCCGCTACCTGGCCGCGCATCACCGGCTTCCGGTCTCGGTCTCCGACGCCGCCGGTGCGGTCCACCTCTCGCCCACCTATGCGATGGGCGTGTTCAAGAAGGTGCTGGGCATGACGGTCGCCGAGTATCTGACCATGTGTCGGCTGGCCGAGGCGAAGCGGCTGCTGCTGACCACCGACTGGTCGGCCGCCGACGTCGCCCACGCGTCCGGGTTCTCTTCGCAGAGCAGCTTCTATGTGCATTTCAAGCGCGACGTCGGCACTTCTCCGTCGGGGTATCGCCGCCGGTATGACTTCATGTCGCACTGA
- a CDS encoding MGH1-like glycoside hydrolase domain-containing protein, which produces MSDHSARRDHADQALRPGLTEALTRLRSPDRSLLSSTLAGGLAQTGAGFAAVGGPLQRRWEQAMLELDACIRDQRGVPVLHEGGAYDGAWIESTGTISAEVLSRFVPEVATDTFSLWAEHQREDGLIPYKVTQDGPAFSQIQIVTPLARSVWTHHRLHGAEAGPGAGADATWLRRMYAAMSRNDDWLARHRNTRGTGGVEAFCTFDTGHDLSPRFWFAPDRCLDGEASRCDPEAPGVPYVAPDLTANVACQRAYLALIAEELGEDPEPWRQAARTSLEALFAQCWNSEDGTFYDLDATGEPVRVLGDVLLRVLACEVGDGDLFAEALRRHLFNTARFLAHYGFTSLAMDDPRFDADHTRNSWGGPVNFLTMIRAPHAFEHHGRPAELAVVTRPVLTALAVAESFPQCLDPWSGEAGYTSGYSPAVLWMLDAVERLCGVLPLPLGGFAVTSLAPTRLDHGAAAQAVACSRRVAGTAWEALSDDVGTVLLREGVEHLSIPRGWRVELDGLGAVTAVVGVAPHPVTGRLDGPGAPGGGTEELTVAPDERIRWEAGVVVDRGGPEFIAPRHGR; this is translated from the coding sequence TTGAGTGACCACTCGGCACGTCGAGACCATGCTGACCAGGCCCTGCGTCCCGGGCTGACCGAGGCGCTCACCCGCCTCCGCTCGCCTGATCGCTCCCTTCTGAGCTCCACGCTGGCCGGCGGGCTGGCTCAGACCGGGGCGGGGTTCGCCGCCGTCGGCGGTCCGCTGCAGCGGCGCTGGGAGCAGGCGATGCTCGAGCTGGACGCCTGCATCCGTGATCAGCGCGGGGTGCCGGTGCTGCATGAGGGCGGGGCCTACGACGGCGCCTGGATCGAGTCCACCGGTACCATCAGTGCGGAGGTGCTCTCACGGTTCGTCCCGGAGGTGGCCACCGACACCTTCAGCCTCTGGGCCGAGCATCAGCGCGAGGACGGGCTCATCCCGTACAAGGTCACCCAGGACGGCCCGGCCTTCAGCCAGATCCAGATCGTCACTCCGCTGGCACGGTCCGTGTGGACCCACCATCGGCTGCACGGTGCGGAGGCCGGCCCGGGCGCCGGAGCAGACGCCACCTGGCTGCGCCGCATGTACGCGGCGATGAGCCGCAACGACGACTGGCTGGCCCGCCATCGGAACACCCGCGGCACTGGAGGCGTCGAGGCGTTCTGCACCTTCGACACCGGCCACGACCTCTCCCCGCGGTTCTGGTTCGCTCCGGACCGCTGCCTGGACGGCGAGGCCTCCCGCTGCGACCCCGAAGCGCCCGGGGTGCCCTATGTGGCACCGGACCTCACGGCGAACGTCGCCTGCCAGCGGGCGTATCTGGCGCTCATCGCCGAGGAGCTCGGAGAGGACCCTGAGCCGTGGCGGCAGGCGGCGCGCACCAGCCTCGAGGCGCTGTTCGCCCAGTGCTGGAACTCCGAGGACGGCACCTTCTACGACCTCGATGCCACCGGCGAGCCGGTGCGGGTGCTCGGCGACGTGCTGCTGCGCGTGCTCGCCTGCGAGGTCGGCGACGGCGATCTCTTCGCCGAGGCGCTGCGTCGTCACCTGTTCAACACCGCCCGGTTCCTCGCCCACTACGGGTTCACCTCCCTGGCCATGGACGACCCCCGGTTCGACGCCGACCACACCCGCAACTCCTGGGGCGGGCCGGTGAACTTCCTGACCATGATCCGCGCCCCGCACGCCTTCGAACACCACGGCCGCCCCGCCGAGCTCGCCGTGGTCACCCGGCCGGTGCTCACCGCGCTGGCCGTGGCCGAGAGCTTCCCGCAGTGCCTGGACCCCTGGAGCGGGGAGGCCGGCTACACCTCGGGCTACTCGCCTGCGGTGCTGTGGATGCTCGACGCCGTGGAGCGGCTCTGCGGGGTCCTGCCGCTGCCCCTCGGTGGGTTCGCGGTCACCTCGCTGGCGCCCACCCGGCTGGACCACGGTGCGGCCGCGCAGGCGGTGGCCTGTTCGCGCCGCGTGGCCGGCACCGCGTGGGAGGCGCTCTCCGATGACGTCGGCACGGTGCTGCTGCGCGAGGGCGTCGAGCACCTGAGCATCCCTCGTGGCTGGCGGGTGGAGCTCGACGGCCTCGGCGCGGTGACCGCCGTCGTCGGTGTGGCCCCGCATCCGGTGACCGGACGGCTGGACGGCCCCGGTGCTCCCGGAGGCGGCACCGAGGAGCTGACGGTGGCCCCGGATGAGCGCATCCGCTGGGAGGCCGGCGTCGTCGTCGACCGTGGCGGGCCCGAGTTCATCGCGCCGCGGCACGGGCGGTGA
- a CDS encoding glycoside hydrolase family 43 protein: MLSIQDIQIRDPYVLPDPARGRHLLFGSTDADIWKGRATGFDVYTSADLHDWEGPEPAFRAPEGFWSQTEYWAPEVHEHRGRWFMFATFGPSSGPGAAISRRGTAILVADRPEGPYVPHSDGPVTPPDWECLDGTLHVDQAGRPWMVFCHEWVQVGDGTICAVPLTEDLRAADGEPVLLFAASEAPWSEPVHSRRHGSGHVTDGPFLHRTADGALLMLWASFRGGRYAQGVAVSESGTVRGPWRHEPHPLYEADGGHGMIFRALDGRLLLTLHTPNRTPEERAVFIELEEVSGGLRVR; the protein is encoded by the coding sequence GTGCTGAGCATCCAGGACATCCAGATCCGTGACCCGTATGTGCTGCCCGATCCCGCCCGAGGCCGGCACCTGCTCTTCGGCTCCACCGACGCCGACATCTGGAAGGGGCGGGCCACCGGCTTCGACGTCTACACCTCCGCCGATCTGCACGACTGGGAGGGCCCGGAGCCGGCGTTCCGCGCGCCGGAGGGCTTCTGGTCGCAGACAGAGTACTGGGCGCCCGAGGTCCATGAGCACCGCGGGCGCTGGTTCATGTTCGCGACCTTCGGGCCGAGTTCCGGTCCGGGTGCTGCGATCAGTCGCCGCGGCACCGCGATCCTGGTCGCCGACCGGCCGGAGGGCCCCTATGTGCCGCACAGCGACGGGCCGGTCACCCCGCCTGACTGGGAATGCCTGGACGGGACCCTCCATGTGGATCAGGCTGGCCGGCCCTGGATGGTGTTCTGCCACGAATGGGTCCAGGTCGGCGACGGGACCATCTGCGCGGTGCCGCTGACCGAGGACCTCCGGGCCGCCGACGGCGAGCCGGTCCTACTGTTCGCCGCCTCCGAGGCTCCCTGGTCCGAGCCGGTGCACTCGAGGCGACACGGCAGCGGTCATGTCACGGACGGGCCCTTCCTGCATCGCACCGCTGACGGTGCTCTGCTGATGCTGTGGGCCAGCTTCCGCGGCGGCCGCTACGCCCAAGGGGTGGCGGTCTCGGAGTCAGGGACCGTGAGAGGTCCGTGGCGGCATGAGCCGCATCCCCTCTACGAGGCCGACGGCGGCCACGGGATGATCTTCCGGGCTCTGGACGGCCGCCTGCTGCTGACCCTGCACACTCCGAACCGGACGCCGGAGGAGCGGGCGGTCTTCATCGAGCTCGAGGAGGTCTCAGGCGGACTGCGGGTGCGGTGA